One Veillonellales bacterium DNA segment encodes these proteins:
- a CDS encoding HD domain-containing phosphohydrolase, with the protein MKKNVLIRVAEAVQASSMHGWLVIDRNYRIVFVNDAFCKLWEMPKRDLIGQSLLKAIFDGRKQDDDGIYHGPLIETMDTGREFPAMEACIGNSRMHSYIWHLVSTFLLRDEEGQPEYAAGIYVGIDKFKVIEKQLDTMNMDIIRAFCKAIGIRDAYTKQHSEHVATLMVDLAEYMKLPAQAVTTAYLAGIVHDVGKIGVPEKILNKPGRLTGDEYEFVKRHSARGADILTDIPGFDNIADIVRHHHERFDGLGYPAGLKGDAIPLFSRMMSVCDAYDAMTSARCYREPLTLAQALAEVVRCTGSQFDPAVSEQFIQFIHSIRASGSH; encoded by the coding sequence ATGAAGAAAAATGTACTTATACGAGTTGCGGAAGCGGTTCAGGCCAGCTCAATGCACGGCTGGCTGGTTATTGACAGAAACTATAGGATTGTATTTGTGAATGATGCATTTTGTAAGCTGTGGGAAATGCCGAAAAGGGATTTGATTGGGCAGTCATTGTTGAAGGCGATTTTTGACGGCAGGAAACAAGACGACGACGGGATATATCACGGACCGTTGATTGAAACTATGGATACTGGACGGGAGTTTCCGGCCATGGAAGCTTGTATTGGCAATTCCCGGATGCATTCTTATATTTGGCATTTGGTCAGCACTTTTTTGCTGCGGGATGAGGAAGGTCAGCCGGAGTATGCGGCTGGTATTTATGTCGGGATTGATAAATTCAAGGTGATTGAGAAACAACTGGATACCATGAATATGGACATTATCCGGGCCTTTTGCAAAGCCATTGGCATCCGGGATGCGTACACCAAACAGCACAGTGAGCATGTGGCTACGTTGATGGTGGATTTGGCTGAGTACATGAAATTGCCGGCCCAAGCGGTCACTACCGCTTATTTGGCGGGAATTGTACATGATGTGGGTAAAATCGGCGTTCCGGAAAAGATTTTAAATAAGCCGGGACGGTTAACAGGGGACGAATACGAATTTGTAAAACGCCATTCCGCCCGCGGAGCGGATATTCTTACCGATATACCGGGGTTTGACAATATTGCCGATATTGTGCGGCACCACCATGAACGGTTTGACGGGCTGGGGTATCCGGCGGGGCTTAAGGGCGATGCGATTCCTTTGTTCAGCCGGATGATGTCGGTATGCGATGCCTATGATGCTATGACCAGCGCCCGCTGCTATCGGGAACCCCTTACATTGGCGCAGGCACTTGCTGAAGTGGTGCGTTGTACCGGCAGCCAATTTGATCCTGCCGTCAGCGAGCAGTTTATTCAATTTATTCATTCGATCCGGGCAAGCGGCAGTCATTAA
- a CDS encoding uracil-DNA glycosylase, with product MIALSFSTHSELEQSLLNCRLCPLCQDAIGPTSCNGSPKSPLVIVGEGPGGVEDEYGVPLVGPSGQLLDKALASVNITRDRVYTTNVIKCRPKGNRTPTIEEGRFCAEHWLDLELAFVQPKVIIALGSVALRYLYRPDGRITKVRGQWFTTKYGIPAIATYHPAYLLRLTGKDLVRAKWQVYYDFQAAAVKCRESAPDFELKSEVPPDLLSLYSDRREERRKRR from the coding sequence GTGATAGCATTGTCCTTTTCAACCCATTCCGAATTAGAACAGTCCCTGTTAAACTGCCGTTTATGCCCGCTGTGCCAGGATGCCATCGGTCCAACCTCCTGCAACGGCTCCCCTAAAAGCCCGCTGGTTATCGTCGGCGAGGGCCCCGGCGGCGTGGAGGACGAGTACGGCGTACCCTTGGTCGGTCCTTCCGGCCAGTTGCTGGATAAAGCTCTGGCCAGTGTCAACATTACCCGGGATCGCGTCTACACAACGAATGTAATTAAATGCCGCCCAAAAGGCAACCGCACTCCCACGATTGAGGAAGGCCGGTTTTGCGCCGAGCACTGGCTGGATCTGGAGCTGGCCTTTGTCCAACCGAAGGTCATTATTGCCCTCGGCAGCGTGGCCTTGCGCTACTTATACCGGCCAGACGGCCGGATTACCAAAGTCCGCGGCCAGTGGTTCACTACCAAATACGGTATCCCGGCCATTGCCACTTACCATCCGGCGTATCTGCTGCGCCTGACCGGCAAAGATCTAGTCCGGGCTAAATGGCAGGTATACTACGATTTCCAGGCAGCGGCAGTTAAATGCCGGGAATCGGCCCCTGATTTTGAATTGAAATCAGAAGTTCCGCCTGATTTACTGTCGCTGTACAGCGACAGACGGGAAGAACGGCGGAAAAGAAGGTAG
- a CDS encoding NAD(P)/FAD-dependent oxidoreductase — protein MADKKFDIAVVGGGPAGLSAALTGRIRNKSIALFEHMGFSSKLQKAHIVDNYPGLPQVTGKGLIQQLSAHCLAHEPTLIKEKVLNIFPAGDSFTLLTPAGTYEAGAVVVATGVVATVLFAGERDFLGRGVSYCATCDGMFYRDKDVAVISYTPEGEQEANFLSEICRSVYYLPQYKDEGFQLRGNIRVLPQTRPKTITGDRQVDMLVTDKEDLKVHGVFILRQSDPVENILPGLELEREVIKVNRDMSTNIPGVFAAGDCTGKPWQIAKSTGEGLVAVLSAIGYLDKQEKA, from the coding sequence ATGGCGGATAAAAAATTTGATATTGCGGTAGTCGGCGGCGGCCCGGCGGGTCTGTCGGCAGCGTTAACCGGCCGGATACGGAATAAGAGCATTGCCTTATTCGAGCATATGGGGTTCAGCTCCAAGCTGCAAAAGGCCCACATTGTTGATAATTATCCGGGACTTCCCCAGGTTACCGGCAAAGGGTTGATCCAGCAGCTGTCAGCTCATTGTCTGGCCCATGAGCCTACGCTGATTAAAGAAAAAGTTTTGAATATTTTTCCTGCCGGGGACAGTTTTACTCTGCTGACGCCGGCAGGCACTTATGAGGCGGGAGCGGTAGTTGTAGCCACCGGCGTTGTGGCTACGGTTCTGTTTGCCGGGGAACGGGATTTTCTTGGGCGGGGTGTCAGTTACTGTGCCACTTGTGACGGTATGTTTTACCGGGATAAGGATGTGGCTGTCATTTCCTATACGCCGGAAGGCGAGCAGGAAGCCAATTTTTTAAGTGAAATCTGCCGCAGTGTATATTATTTACCCCAATATAAAGATGAAGGTTTCCAGCTGCGGGGAAACATACGAGTATTGCCCCAGACTCGGCCGAAGACGATAACAGGGGACAGGCAGGTGGACATGCTGGTTACCGATAAGGAGGATTTAAAGGTACATGGGGTATTCATTCTGCGTCAGTCCGATCCGGTGGAAAACATTCTGCCGGGACTGGAACTGGAGAGGGAAGTAATTAAAGTGAACCGGGATATGTCGACCAATATTCCCGGAGTTTTCGCCGCCGGGGACTGCACCGGCAAACCCTGGCAGATTGCTAAGTCTACCGGGGAAGGTCTGGTGGCGGTATTAAGCGCCATCGGTTATCTGGACAAACAGGAAAAAGCTTAA
- a CDS encoding aldo/keto reductase, which yields MEKRKLGRTGMEVTVVSFGALPLQRCTMEEAGPVLHKVLDSGINFVDTARAYTDSETKIGKHISSRRSEYYLATKSMARDKAGMAKDIDISLANMKTEYIDLYQIHNIKTRADFEAVMASGGALEALKEAKAAGKIRHIGVTGHNTGLLVEALKTDEFSTVQVPFNFIEPQPLEELFPLAKSMDIGRIIMKPLGGGQVKHTNLALRYIIGQDITCAIPGMDKVEQVTENLMAAKDYKPLTEEEKAVLKEEAAVLGPNFCRRCGYCMPCAVGIDIPQMFIFHLQYASYGLKDAIPKRYAAMGAKASDCIECGACEKRCPYDLPIRQRLKQVAKDLG from the coding sequence ATGGAAAAAAGAAAATTAGGCCGTACGGGAATGGAAGTTACGGTCGTCAGCTTTGGCGCTTTACCGCTGCAGCGCTGTACAATGGAAGAAGCAGGGCCGGTGCTGCATAAGGTTCTGGACTCCGGCATTAATTTTGTAGATACGGCCCGGGCTTATACCGACAGTGAAACGAAAATCGGGAAACATATTTCTTCCCGCCGGTCGGAATACTATCTGGCGACGAAAAGCATGGCCCGGGATAAAGCGGGTATGGCGAAAGACATCGACATTAGTCTGGCGAATATGAAAACAGAGTATATCGACTTATATCAAATTCATAACATCAAGACCCGTGCCGACTTTGAAGCGGTGATGGCCTCCGGCGGGGCCCTGGAGGCACTGAAGGAAGCAAAGGCAGCAGGGAAGATCCGCCATATCGGCGTTACCGGCCATAATACCGGCTTGCTGGTGGAAGCGCTGAAAACCGACGAGTTCAGTACGGTGCAAGTGCCGTTTAACTTTATTGAGCCTCAGCCGCTGGAAGAATTATTTCCTTTAGCGAAATCCATGGATATTGGCCGCATTATAATGAAGCCTCTGGGCGGCGGTCAGGTAAAACATACTAATTTGGCTTTGCGGTATATTATCGGACAGGACATCACCTGCGCCATACCAGGAATGGACAAGGTGGAACAGGTTACGGAAAATTTGATGGCGGCTAAGGACTATAAACCGCTGACGGAAGAGGAAAAAGCGGTGCTGAAGGAAGAAGCGGCAGTGCTGGGACCTAATTTCTGCCGCCGCTGCGGTTATTGCATGCCTTGTGCCGTGGGAATTGACATTCCGCAAATGTTTATTTTCCATCTGCAATATGCATCCTATGGATTGAAGGATGCGATTCCCAAACGTTATGCGGCAATGGGAGCCAAGGCTTCCGACTGCATTGAATGCGGCGCCTGCGAAAAGCGCTGTCCCTACGATTTGCCGATCCGGCAGCGTCTAAAGCAAGTGGCCAAAGACTTAGGTTGA
- a CDS encoding DUF1015 family protein, with protein MAIIKPFRGLRPVPALAAQVASLPYDVLDSEEARQLTANNPYSFLRVTKSEVDLPPGTPPHSPQVYAQAKKTLEQFIADEILIQDEQPHFYIYKQQMGAHTQIGLVAAASVAEYRENKIKKHELTRPDKEQDRVNHIVTTQAQTGAVFLTYKAVPAIQELLSSCMEIPPVYDFTSPDNIRHTLYVVDDEQKTNAIEAAFARVDSLYVADGHHRSAAAARVCDACRKANPHHSGNEEYNRFLAVLFPHDMMYIMDYNRIVQDLNGFTPAEFLAAVQKKFTIEQHPSGPLKPDQTHSFGMYLGGAWYRLTAKADSFDPGNPVDKLDVSILQNQLLHPLLGIQDPRTDKRIHFVGGIRGMKELERLVDSGNFAVAFSLYATSIEELMAIADANKIMPPKSTWFEPKLRDAIVVHLTPIPEL; from the coding sequence ATGGCTATTATTAAACCCTTTCGCGGCCTGCGGCCCGTCCCCGCTCTGGCAGCTCAGGTCGCCTCCCTTCCCTATGACGTTCTGGATTCCGAGGAAGCCCGTCAGCTAACTGCCAACAATCCTTACAGCTTTCTGCGGGTAACCAAATCGGAAGTCGACCTTCCCCCCGGCACCCCGCCCCATTCGCCTCAGGTTTACGCCCAGGCCAAAAAAACATTGGAACAATTTATTGCGGACGAAATTTTAATTCAGGATGAGCAGCCCCATTTCTACATCTATAAGCAGCAAATGGGGGCTCATACCCAGATCGGTTTAGTAGCTGCTGCCTCCGTCGCCGAATATCGGGAAAATAAGATTAAAAAGCATGAATTAACCCGGCCGGATAAAGAGCAGGACCGGGTCAATCACATTGTAACCACCCAGGCACAAACCGGTGCCGTATTTTTGACCTATAAGGCTGTCCCGGCTATCCAAGAACTGCTATCATCCTGTATGGAAATCCCGCCGGTATATGATTTTACTTCGCCTGACAACATTCGTCACACCCTGTATGTCGTAGATGATGAACAAAAAACCAACGCCATTGAAGCGGCCTTTGCCCGAGTCGATTCTCTGTATGTCGCCGACGGACACCATCGGTCGGCAGCCGCAGCCAGAGTCTGTGATGCCTGTCGCAAAGCCAATCCTCATCACTCGGGAAACGAAGAATATAATCGTTTCTTGGCGGTGTTATTTCCCCATGACATGATGTACATTATGGATTATAACCGGATCGTACAGGATCTAAACGGATTCACTCCGGCTGAATTTCTCGCTGCAGTGCAAAAAAAGTTCACAATTGAACAGCATCCCTCCGGGCCGCTGAAACCGGATCAAACCCATAGCTTCGGTATGTATCTGGGGGGGGCCTGGTACCGTTTGACCGCTAAAGCGGACTCCTTTGATCCCGGCAACCCGGTGGATAAACTGGATGTCAGCATTTTACAAAATCAGCTGCTCCACCCCCTGCTGGGGATTCAAGATCCCCGCACCGATAAGCGGATTCACTTCGTTGGCGGAATCCGCGGTATGAAGGAGCTAGAGCGATTAGTCGACAGCGGTAACTTCGCCGTAGCTTTTTCCCTGTATGCCACTTCCATCGAAGAACTGATGGCTATCGCCGACGCCAATAAAATTATGCCGCCTAAATCCACCTGGTTTGAACCAAAGCTGCGGGATGCCATTGTTGTTCATTTAACACCCATTCCTGAATTATAG